In Juglans regia cultivar Chandler chromosome 13, Walnut 2.0, whole genome shotgun sequence, the following proteins share a genomic window:
- the LOC109021638 gene encoding protein trichome birefringence-like 12 isoform X2, protein MPPKLLSPVFPCLIFLTLLLLSFYSSLLSHPPPAVPPPNRPLCNLFKGHWVLDPTSKPLYDHTCPFHRNAWNCLKNQRENMGLINSWKWVPESCALPRIDPARFLGLMRNKNIGFIGDSLNENFLVSFLCVLRVADMGARKWKKKGAWKGAFFPKFNVTVGYHRAVLLAKYQWQPKQSTVDDQDGLKGIYRVDVDIPADDWVNISDFYHVLVYNTGHWWGYDKFPKEKPLVFYRGGQPIFPPIEMLDGFKVVLENMVSYIQKQVPSRTLKFWRLQSPRHFFGGEWNQNGSCVFSEPLQEFQLDLWFDPRNKGVNKEARQLNHLIEDALQGTGIRLLDLTHLSEFRADAHPAIWLGKKDAVAIWGQDCMHWCLPGVPDTWVDVLSELIRGSLETG, encoded by the exons ATGCCTCCTAAGCTCCTCTCGCCCGTCTTCCCATGCCTAATCTTCCTCACTCTCCTCCTCCTTTCCTTCTattcctctctcctctctcacccCCCACCCGCTGTCCCACCTCCAAACCGACCTCTTTGCAACCTCTTCAAAGGCCACTGGGTCCTCGATCCCACCAGCAAACCCCTCTACGACCACACGTGCCCATTCCACCGAAACGCCTGGAACTGTCTCAAAAACCAAAGAGAAAACATGGGTCTCATCAATTCCTGGAAATGGGTACCCGAATCATGTGCTCTGCCTCGGATTGATCCAGCTCGCTTTCTGGGTCTGATGAGGAACAAGAATATTGGGTTTATTGGGGACTCACTGAACGAAAACTTCCTGGTGTCCTTCTTGTGTGTGCTTAGAGTGGCTGACATGGGTGCCAGAAAGTGGAAGAAGAAAGGGGCTTGGAAAGGTGCTTTTTTTCCCAAGTTCAATGTCACGGTGGGGTATCATCGGGCCGTTTTGCTAGCAAAATACCA GTGGCAGCCAAAACAGTCAACAGTTGATGATCAGGATGGACTGAAAGGAATATATCGAGTTGACGTTGATATTCCTGCAGATGATTGGGTCAACATCAGTGACTTCTATCATGTCCTTGTTTACAATACTGGCCATTG GTGGGGTTATGATAAATTCCCGAAAGAGAAACCACTTGTCTTTTATCGTGGGGGACAACCAATATTTCCCCCCATTGAGATGTTGGATGGATTTAAAGTTGTTCTGGAGAATATGGTCTCTTACATACAAAAGCAAGTTCCCAGCAGGACACTCAAATTCTGGCGTTTGCAATCACCAAGGCATTTTTTTGGTGGTGAGTGGAATCAAAATGGTAGCTGCGTGTTCAGTGAGCCACTACAGGAATTCCAG CTTGACTTATGGTTTGATCCCAGGAACAAGGGTGTGAACAAAGAAGCGAGACAGCTGAACCATCTGATTGAAGATGCTTTGCAAGGCACGGGGATTCGACTGCTTGATCTGACTCATTTGAGTGAGTTCAGAGCAGATGCCCATCCTGCAATTTGGTTGGGAAAGAAGGATGCAGTGGCAATCTGGGGTCAGGACTGCATGCACTGGTGCTTACCTGGTGTTCCTGACACATGGGTTGATGTCTTGTCAGAACTGATCCGTGGTAGTTTGGAGACAGGGTAA
- the LOC109021638 gene encoding protein trichome birefringence-like 12 isoform X1, with the protein MPPKLLSPVFPCLIFLTLLLLSFYSSLLSHPPPAVPPPNRPLCNLFKGHWVLDPTSKPLYDHTCPFHRNAWNCLKNQRENMGLINSWKWVPESCALPRIDPARFLGLMRNKNIGFIGDSLNENFLVSFLCVLRVADMGARKWKKKGAWKGAFFPKFNVTVGYHRAVLLAKYQWQPKQSTVDDQDGLKGIYRVDVDIPADDWVNISDFYHVLVYNTGHWWGYDKFPKEKPLVFYRGGQPIFPPIEMLDGFKVVLENMVSYIQKQVPSRTLKFWRLQSPRHFFGGEWNQNGSCVFSEPLQEFQEQGCEQRSETAEPSD; encoded by the exons ATGCCTCCTAAGCTCCTCTCGCCCGTCTTCCCATGCCTAATCTTCCTCACTCTCCTCCTCCTTTCCTTCTattcctctctcctctctcacccCCCACCCGCTGTCCCACCTCCAAACCGACCTCTTTGCAACCTCTTCAAAGGCCACTGGGTCCTCGATCCCACCAGCAAACCCCTCTACGACCACACGTGCCCATTCCACCGAAACGCCTGGAACTGTCTCAAAAACCAAAGAGAAAACATGGGTCTCATCAATTCCTGGAAATGGGTACCCGAATCATGTGCTCTGCCTCGGATTGATCCAGCTCGCTTTCTGGGTCTGATGAGGAACAAGAATATTGGGTTTATTGGGGACTCACTGAACGAAAACTTCCTGGTGTCCTTCTTGTGTGTGCTTAGAGTGGCTGACATGGGTGCCAGAAAGTGGAAGAAGAAAGGGGCTTGGAAAGGTGCTTTTTTTCCCAAGTTCAATGTCACGGTGGGGTATCATCGGGCCGTTTTGCTAGCAAAATACCA GTGGCAGCCAAAACAGTCAACAGTTGATGATCAGGATGGACTGAAAGGAATATATCGAGTTGACGTTGATATTCCTGCAGATGATTGGGTCAACATCAGTGACTTCTATCATGTCCTTGTTTACAATACTGGCCATTG GTGGGGTTATGATAAATTCCCGAAAGAGAAACCACTTGTCTTTTATCGTGGGGGACAACCAATATTTCCCCCCATTGAGATGTTGGATGGATTTAAAGTTGTTCTGGAGAATATGGTCTCTTACATACAAAAGCAAGTTCCCAGCAGGACACTCAAATTCTGGCGTTTGCAATCACCAAGGCATTTTTTTGGTGGTGAGTGGAATCAAAATGGTAGCTGCGTGTTCAGTGAGCCACTACAGGAATTCCAG GAACAAGGGTGTGAACAAAGAAGCGAGACAGCTGAACCATCTGATTGA
- the LOC109021635 gene encoding phosphoglycerate mutase-like protein 1 isoform X1, which yields MISLFHHLHSSRFSVSIIPASISSLGSFPLLFPCVCNCRHGWWCRAKFVSIAPMQNSPSGHSSLPSFLAFVRNLRPCGLLKPYIQVRHGQGIHNVEGDKNYKAYLSPDYFDAHLTPLGWQQVDNLRKHVHASGLSKTIDLVITSPLLRTIQTAVGVFGGEGYADKADVLPLMVANAGNSGRAAISSLNCPPIIAVEHCREHLGVHPCDKRRNISDYQFLFPAIDFSPIENDEDVLWKANIRETKEEVAARGLKFMNWLWTRKEKEIAIVTHSGFLFHTLTLFGNDCHPLVKKEICKHFANCELRSMVIVDRSMAGSDDSTTNYPGKIPSGLDLPSDVAVEKKLEKEEPDSGFT from the exons ATGATATCTCTCTTCCACCACTTGCATTCCTCTCGCTTCTCCGTCTCAATCATCCCCGCTTCGATCTCGTCTCTCGGCTCTTTCCCTCTCCTCTTCCCCTG TGTGTGCAATTGCAGACATGGATGGTGGTGCAGGGCCAAGTTTGTTTCCATTGCACCGATGCAAAACTCTCCATCTG GACATTCAAGTTTGCCTTCTTTCTTGGCTTTTGTTCGCAACTTAAGGCCTTGTGGTCTTTTAAAACCATACATCCAGGTGAGGCACGGACAAGGAATCCACAATGTAGAGGGAGATAAGAATTACAAGGCATACTTGTCTCCTGACTACTTTGATGCACACCTAACTCCACTAGGCTGGCAGCAG GTTGATAATTTGCGAAAGCATGTTCATGCATCTGGGTTATCCAAGACGATTGATTTAGTCATTACATCCCCATTGCTAAG GACTATACAAACTGCTGTTGGAGTATTTGGTGGTGAGGGCTATGCAGATAAGGCGGATGTACTGCCTCTAATGGTGGCGAATGCGGGAAATAGTGGCCGTGCTGCAATCTCAAGTCTTAATTGCCCACCAATCATAGCAGTAGAGCATTGTCGAGAACATTTG GGAGTTCACCCTTGTGATAAAAGGAGAAACATCAGTGACTATCAGTTCCTTTTCCCTGCAATTGATTTTTCTCCG ATAGAAAATGACGAGGATGTATTATGGAAGGCCAATATTAGAGAGACAAAGGAAGAAGTTGCAGCTAGGGGATTGAAGTTTATGAACTG GTTGTGGACAAGGAAAGAGAAGGAGATAGCAATTGTTACCCACAGTGGATTCTTGTTTCATACGCTAACTTTGTTTGGAAATGACTGTCACCCTTTggtgaaaaaagaaatatgcaaACA CTTTGCGAATTGTGAGCTTCGTTCTATGGTCATTGTTGATAGAAG TATGGCAGGTTCAGATGACTCGACAACTAATTATCCAGGAAAGATACCTTCTGGGCTTGATCTCCCAAGTGATGTTGCGGTCGAGAAGAAATTGGAGAAAGAAGAGCCAGATTCTGGATTTACATAG
- the LOC109021635 gene encoding phosphoglycerate mutase-like protein 1 isoform X6 — protein MTDMDGGAGPSLFPLHRCKTLHLVRHGQGIHNVEGDKNYKAYLSPDYFDAHLTPLGWQQVDNLRKHVHASGLSKTIDLVITSPLLRTIQTAVGVFGGEGYADKADVLPLMVANAGNSGRAAISSLNCPPIIAVEHCREHLGVHPCDKRRNISDYQFLFPAIDFSPIENDEDVLWKANIRETKEEVAARGLKFMNWLWTRKEKEIAIVTHSGFLFHTLTLFGNDCHPLVKKEICKHFANCELRSMVIVDRSMAGSDDSTTNYPGKIPSGLDLPSDVAVEKKLEKEEPDSGFT, from the exons ATGACAG ACATGGATGGTGGTGCAGGGCCAAGTTTGTTTCCATTGCACCGATGCAAAACTCTCCATCTG GTGAGGCACGGACAAGGAATCCACAATGTAGAGGGAGATAAGAATTACAAGGCATACTTGTCTCCTGACTACTTTGATGCACACCTAACTCCACTAGGCTGGCAGCAG GTTGATAATTTGCGAAAGCATGTTCATGCATCTGGGTTATCCAAGACGATTGATTTAGTCATTACATCCCCATTGCTAAG GACTATACAAACTGCTGTTGGAGTATTTGGTGGTGAGGGCTATGCAGATAAGGCGGATGTACTGCCTCTAATGGTGGCGAATGCGGGAAATAGTGGCCGTGCTGCAATCTCAAGTCTTAATTGCCCACCAATCATAGCAGTAGAGCATTGTCGAGAACATTTG GGAGTTCACCCTTGTGATAAAAGGAGAAACATCAGTGACTATCAGTTCCTTTTCCCTGCAATTGATTTTTCTCCG ATAGAAAATGACGAGGATGTATTATGGAAGGCCAATATTAGAGAGACAAAGGAAGAAGTTGCAGCTAGGGGATTGAAGTTTATGAACTG GTTGTGGACAAGGAAAGAGAAGGAGATAGCAATTGTTACCCACAGTGGATTCTTGTTTCATACGCTAACTTTGTTTGGAAATGACTGTCACCCTTTggtgaaaaaagaaatatgcaaACA CTTTGCGAATTGTGAGCTTCGTTCTATGGTCATTGTTGATAGAAG TATGGCAGGTTCAGATGACTCGACAACTAATTATCCAGGAAAGATACCTTCTGGGCTTGATCTCCCAAGTGATGTTGCGGTCGAGAAGAAATTGGAGAAAGAAGAGCCAGATTCTGGATTTACATAG
- the LOC109021635 gene encoding phosphoglycerate mutase-like protein 1 isoform X3 has product MTASVCNCRHGWWCRAKFVSIAPMQNSPSGHSSLPSFLAFVRNLRPCGLLKPYIQVRHGQGIHNVEGDKNYKAYLSPDYFDAHLTPLGWQQVDNLRKHVHASGLSKTIDLVITSPLLRTIQTAVGVFGGEGYADKADVLPLMVANAGNSGRAAISSLNCPPIIAVEHCREHLGVHPCDKRRNISDYQFLFPAIDFSPIENDEDVLWKANIRETKEEVAARGLKFMNWLWTRKEKEIAIVTHSGFLFHTLTLFGNDCHPLVKKEICKHFANCELRSMVIVDRSMAGSDDSTTNYPGKIPSGLDLPSDVAVEKKLEKEEPDSGFT; this is encoded by the exons ATGACAG CTAGTGTGTGCAATTGCAGACATGGATGGTGGTGCAGGGCCAAGTTTGTTTCCATTGCACCGATGCAAAACTCTCCATCTG GACATTCAAGTTTGCCTTCTTTCTTGGCTTTTGTTCGCAACTTAAGGCCTTGTGGTCTTTTAAAACCATACATCCAGGTGAGGCACGGACAAGGAATCCACAATGTAGAGGGAGATAAGAATTACAAGGCATACTTGTCTCCTGACTACTTTGATGCACACCTAACTCCACTAGGCTGGCAGCAG GTTGATAATTTGCGAAAGCATGTTCATGCATCTGGGTTATCCAAGACGATTGATTTAGTCATTACATCCCCATTGCTAAG GACTATACAAACTGCTGTTGGAGTATTTGGTGGTGAGGGCTATGCAGATAAGGCGGATGTACTGCCTCTAATGGTGGCGAATGCGGGAAATAGTGGCCGTGCTGCAATCTCAAGTCTTAATTGCCCACCAATCATAGCAGTAGAGCATTGTCGAGAACATTTG GGAGTTCACCCTTGTGATAAAAGGAGAAACATCAGTGACTATCAGTTCCTTTTCCCTGCAATTGATTTTTCTCCG ATAGAAAATGACGAGGATGTATTATGGAAGGCCAATATTAGAGAGACAAAGGAAGAAGTTGCAGCTAGGGGATTGAAGTTTATGAACTG GTTGTGGACAAGGAAAGAGAAGGAGATAGCAATTGTTACCCACAGTGGATTCTTGTTTCATACGCTAACTTTGTTTGGAAATGACTGTCACCCTTTggtgaaaaaagaaatatgcaaACA CTTTGCGAATTGTGAGCTTCGTTCTATGGTCATTGTTGATAGAAG TATGGCAGGTTCAGATGACTCGACAACTAATTATCCAGGAAAGATACCTTCTGGGCTTGATCTCCCAAGTGATGTTGCGGTCGAGAAGAAATTGGAGAAAGAAGAGCCAGATTCTGGATTTACATAG
- the LOC109021635 gene encoding phosphoglycerate mutase-like protein 1 isoform X2, with translation MTDIVVRGTCVVLWRHESYDVTLHGWWCRAKFVSIAPMQNSPSGHSSLPSFLAFVRNLRPCGLLKPYIQVRHGQGIHNVEGDKNYKAYLSPDYFDAHLTPLGWQQVDNLRKHVHASGLSKTIDLVITSPLLRTIQTAVGVFGGEGYADKADVLPLMVANAGNSGRAAISSLNCPPIIAVEHCREHLGVHPCDKRRNISDYQFLFPAIDFSPIENDEDVLWKANIRETKEEVAARGLKFMNWLWTRKEKEIAIVTHSGFLFHTLTLFGNDCHPLVKKEICKHFANCELRSMVIVDRSMAGSDDSTTNYPGKIPSGLDLPSDVAVEKKLEKEEPDSGFT, from the exons ATGACAG ATATTGTCGTTAGGGGAACATGTGTTGTGCTATGGCGCCACGAGTCATATGACGTCACCTT ACATGGATGGTGGTGCAGGGCCAAGTTTGTTTCCATTGCACCGATGCAAAACTCTCCATCTG GACATTCAAGTTTGCCTTCTTTCTTGGCTTTTGTTCGCAACTTAAGGCCTTGTGGTCTTTTAAAACCATACATCCAGGTGAGGCACGGACAAGGAATCCACAATGTAGAGGGAGATAAGAATTACAAGGCATACTTGTCTCCTGACTACTTTGATGCACACCTAACTCCACTAGGCTGGCAGCAG GTTGATAATTTGCGAAAGCATGTTCATGCATCTGGGTTATCCAAGACGATTGATTTAGTCATTACATCCCCATTGCTAAG GACTATACAAACTGCTGTTGGAGTATTTGGTGGTGAGGGCTATGCAGATAAGGCGGATGTACTGCCTCTAATGGTGGCGAATGCGGGAAATAGTGGCCGTGCTGCAATCTCAAGTCTTAATTGCCCACCAATCATAGCAGTAGAGCATTGTCGAGAACATTTG GGAGTTCACCCTTGTGATAAAAGGAGAAACATCAGTGACTATCAGTTCCTTTTCCCTGCAATTGATTTTTCTCCG ATAGAAAATGACGAGGATGTATTATGGAAGGCCAATATTAGAGAGACAAAGGAAGAAGTTGCAGCTAGGGGATTGAAGTTTATGAACTG GTTGTGGACAAGGAAAGAGAAGGAGATAGCAATTGTTACCCACAGTGGATTCTTGTTTCATACGCTAACTTTGTTTGGAAATGACTGTCACCCTTTggtgaaaaaagaaatatgcaaACA CTTTGCGAATTGTGAGCTTCGTTCTATGGTCATTGTTGATAGAAG TATGGCAGGTTCAGATGACTCGACAACTAATTATCCAGGAAAGATACCTTCTGGGCTTGATCTCCCAAGTGATGTTGCGGTCGAGAAGAAATTGGAGAAAGAAGAGCCAGATTCTGGATTTACATAG
- the LOC109021635 gene encoding phosphoglycerate mutase-like protein 1 isoform X7, whose translation MDGGAGPSLFPLHRCKTLHLVRHGQGIHNVEGDKNYKAYLSPDYFDAHLTPLGWQQVDNLRKHVHASGLSKTIDLVITSPLLRTIQTAVGVFGGEGYADKADVLPLMVANAGNSGRAAISSLNCPPIIAVEHCREHLGVHPCDKRRNISDYQFLFPAIDFSPIENDEDVLWKANIRETKEEVAARGLKFMNWLWTRKEKEIAIVTHSGFLFHTLTLFGNDCHPLVKKEICKHFANCELRSMVIVDRSMAGSDDSTTNYPGKIPSGLDLPSDVAVEKKLEKEEPDSGFT comes from the exons ATGGATGGTGGTGCAGGGCCAAGTTTGTTTCCATTGCACCGATGCAAAACTCTCCATCTG GTGAGGCACGGACAAGGAATCCACAATGTAGAGGGAGATAAGAATTACAAGGCATACTTGTCTCCTGACTACTTTGATGCACACCTAACTCCACTAGGCTGGCAGCAG GTTGATAATTTGCGAAAGCATGTTCATGCATCTGGGTTATCCAAGACGATTGATTTAGTCATTACATCCCCATTGCTAAG GACTATACAAACTGCTGTTGGAGTATTTGGTGGTGAGGGCTATGCAGATAAGGCGGATGTACTGCCTCTAATGGTGGCGAATGCGGGAAATAGTGGCCGTGCTGCAATCTCAAGTCTTAATTGCCCACCAATCATAGCAGTAGAGCATTGTCGAGAACATTTG GGAGTTCACCCTTGTGATAAAAGGAGAAACATCAGTGACTATCAGTTCCTTTTCCCTGCAATTGATTTTTCTCCG ATAGAAAATGACGAGGATGTATTATGGAAGGCCAATATTAGAGAGACAAAGGAAGAAGTTGCAGCTAGGGGATTGAAGTTTATGAACTG GTTGTGGACAAGGAAAGAGAAGGAGATAGCAATTGTTACCCACAGTGGATTCTTGTTTCATACGCTAACTTTGTTTGGAAATGACTGTCACCCTTTggtgaaaaaagaaatatgcaaACA CTTTGCGAATTGTGAGCTTCGTTCTATGGTCATTGTTGATAGAAG TATGGCAGGTTCAGATGACTCGACAACTAATTATCCAGGAAAGATACCTTCTGGGCTTGATCTCCCAAGTGATGTTGCGGTCGAGAAGAAATTGGAGAAAGAAGAGCCAGATTCTGGATTTACATAG
- the LOC109021635 gene encoding phosphoglycerate mutase-like protein 1 isoform X5, translating to MVVQGQVCFHCTDAKLSIWPCGLLKPYIQVRHGQGIHNVEGDKNYKAYLSPDYFDAHLTPLGWQQVDNLRKHVHASGLSKTIDLVITSPLLRTIQTAVGVFGGEGYADKADVLPLMVANAGNSGRAAISSLNCPPIIAVEHCREHLGVHPCDKRRNISDYQFLFPAIDFSPIENDEDVLWKANIRETKEEVAARGLKFMNWLWTRKEKEIAIVTHSGFLFHTLTLFGNDCHPLVKKEICKHFANCELRSMVIVDRSMAGSDDSTTNYPGKIPSGLDLPSDVAVEKKLEKEEPDSGFT from the exons ATGGTGGTGCAGGGCCAAGTTTGTTTCCATTGCACCGATGCAAAACTCTCCATCTG GCCTTGTGGTCTTTTAAAACCATACATCCAGGTGAGGCACGGACAAGGAATCCACAATGTAGAGGGAGATAAGAATTACAAGGCATACTTGTCTCCTGACTACTTTGATGCACACCTAACTCCACTAGGCTGGCAGCAG GTTGATAATTTGCGAAAGCATGTTCATGCATCTGGGTTATCCAAGACGATTGATTTAGTCATTACATCCCCATTGCTAAG GACTATACAAACTGCTGTTGGAGTATTTGGTGGTGAGGGCTATGCAGATAAGGCGGATGTACTGCCTCTAATGGTGGCGAATGCGGGAAATAGTGGCCGTGCTGCAATCTCAAGTCTTAATTGCCCACCAATCATAGCAGTAGAGCATTGTCGAGAACATTTG GGAGTTCACCCTTGTGATAAAAGGAGAAACATCAGTGACTATCAGTTCCTTTTCCCTGCAATTGATTTTTCTCCG ATAGAAAATGACGAGGATGTATTATGGAAGGCCAATATTAGAGAGACAAAGGAAGAAGTTGCAGCTAGGGGATTGAAGTTTATGAACTG GTTGTGGACAAGGAAAGAGAAGGAGATAGCAATTGTTACCCACAGTGGATTCTTGTTTCATACGCTAACTTTGTTTGGAAATGACTGTCACCCTTTggtgaaaaaagaaatatgcaaACA CTTTGCGAATTGTGAGCTTCGTTCTATGGTCATTGTTGATAGAAG TATGGCAGGTTCAGATGACTCGACAACTAATTATCCAGGAAAGATACCTTCTGGGCTTGATCTCCCAAGTGATGTTGCGGTCGAGAAGAAATTGGAGAAAGAAGAGCCAGATTCTGGATTTACATAG
- the LOC109021635 gene encoding phosphoglycerate mutase-like protein 1 isoform X4 codes for MQNSPSGHSSLPSFLAFVRNLRPCGLLKPYIQVRHGQGIHNVEGDKNYKAYLSPDYFDAHLTPLGWQQVDNLRKHVHASGLSKTIDLVITSPLLRTIQTAVGVFGGEGYADKADVLPLMVANAGNSGRAAISSLNCPPIIAVEHCREHLGVHPCDKRRNISDYQFLFPAIDFSPIENDEDVLWKANIRETKEEVAARGLKFMNWLWTRKEKEIAIVTHSGFLFHTLTLFGNDCHPLVKKEICKHFANCELRSMVIVDRSMAGSDDSTTNYPGKIPSGLDLPSDVAVEKKLEKEEPDSGFT; via the exons ATGCAAAACTCTCCATCTG GACATTCAAGTTTGCCTTCTTTCTTGGCTTTTGTTCGCAACTTAAGGCCTTGTGGTCTTTTAAAACCATACATCCAGGTGAGGCACGGACAAGGAATCCACAATGTAGAGGGAGATAAGAATTACAAGGCATACTTGTCTCCTGACTACTTTGATGCACACCTAACTCCACTAGGCTGGCAGCAG GTTGATAATTTGCGAAAGCATGTTCATGCATCTGGGTTATCCAAGACGATTGATTTAGTCATTACATCCCCATTGCTAAG GACTATACAAACTGCTGTTGGAGTATTTGGTGGTGAGGGCTATGCAGATAAGGCGGATGTACTGCCTCTAATGGTGGCGAATGCGGGAAATAGTGGCCGTGCTGCAATCTCAAGTCTTAATTGCCCACCAATCATAGCAGTAGAGCATTGTCGAGAACATTTG GGAGTTCACCCTTGTGATAAAAGGAGAAACATCAGTGACTATCAGTTCCTTTTCCCTGCAATTGATTTTTCTCCG ATAGAAAATGACGAGGATGTATTATGGAAGGCCAATATTAGAGAGACAAAGGAAGAAGTTGCAGCTAGGGGATTGAAGTTTATGAACTG GTTGTGGACAAGGAAAGAGAAGGAGATAGCAATTGTTACCCACAGTGGATTCTTGTTTCATACGCTAACTTTGTTTGGAAATGACTGTCACCCTTTggtgaaaaaagaaatatgcaaACA CTTTGCGAATTGTGAGCTTCGTTCTATGGTCATTGTTGATAGAAG TATGGCAGGTTCAGATGACTCGACAACTAATTATCCAGGAAAGATACCTTCTGGGCTTGATCTCCCAAGTGATGTTGCGGTCGAGAAGAAATTGGAGAAAGAAGAGCCAGATTCTGGATTTACATAG